The Palaeococcus ferrophilus DSM 13482 genome includes a window with the following:
- a CDS encoding NADPH-dependent FMN reductase, with amino-acid sequence MKVKTILGTAREGRKSERVARYLTKKASELGWEAELIDVKDYPLCYTHRWKITPEMERYRAKIFEADALIIVAPEYNGSYPGELKILLDTIFDEYEALPVEIVAVSSVTGGVRLLQELRLAAVNYRMLPVGQVLFYKVDELFEGDELRDKKYKERVERLLKTLEKYARALKPIRDEVRERLKEKEEHL; translated from the coding sequence ATGAAGGTTAAGACAATTCTCGGAACGGCAAGAGAGGGGAGGAAGAGCGAGAGGGTGGCAAGGTATCTAACTAAAAAGGCCTCCGAGCTCGGCTGGGAGGCAGAACTGATAGACGTCAAGGATTACCCCCTCTGCTACACCCACCGCTGGAAAATAACTCCCGAGATGGAGCGTTATAGAGCAAAAATCTTCGAGGCCGATGCCCTCATCATAGTGGCCCCGGAGTACAACGGGAGTTATCCTGGCGAGCTTAAGATACTCCTCGACACGATATTCGATGAGTACGAGGCCCTTCCAGTTGAGATAGTGGCCGTCTCATCAGTTACCGGGGGAGTAAGGCTCCTCCAGGAGCTTAGATTGGCGGCCGTAAACTACCGCATGCTTCCCGTTGGGCAGGTGCTGTTCTACAAAGTTGATGAGCTCTTTGAGGGCGATGAGCTGAGGGACAAGAAGTACAAGGAGAGGGTTGAGAGACTCCTCAAGACTCTCGAGAAGTACGCGAGGGCGTTGAAGCCGATAAGGGACGAGGTAAGGGAGAGGCTGAAGGAAAAAGAAGAGCACCTTTGA